The following are encoded in a window of Esox lucius isolate fEsoLuc1 chromosome 14, fEsoLuc1.pri, whole genome shotgun sequence genomic DNA:
- the oaz1b gene encoding LOW QUALITY PROTEIN: ornithine decarboxylase antizyme 1b (The sequence of the model RefSeq protein was modified relative to this genomic sequence to represent the inferred CDS: deleted 1 base in 1 codon): MVKSNLQRILNSHCFAREKEGKPQYYTTMADLSSSICDMIGNLSLHCCSTRGPGPLWCSDAPLPPLKIPGGRGNGQRDHTPSSRPLYSDKKLTVTEEPPGNGRPRILHFQSRPTASKVIHWDAVLSGNALYVEIPTDLLPEGSKESFAALLEYAEENLKVVSVFVCFYKNRDDRAKLVRTFSFLGFEIVKPGHVLVPPRPDVFFMAYNFDRDSSSDED; encoded by the exons ATGGTAAAATCCAACCTCCAGCGGATCTTAAACAGTCATTGCTTTGCTCGCGAGAAAGAAGGAAAACCCCAGTACTATACTACCATGGCGGATTTAAGTAGTAGTATTTGTGACATGATTGGCAA CCTGTCCCTTCACTGTTGTAGTACCCGTGGTCCGGGGCCTCTGTGGTGCTCC GATGCCCCTCTCCCACCCCTGAAGATCCCAGGTGGGCGAGGGAATGGTCAACGGGATCACACTCCTTCATCTCGGCCGCTATACTCA GACAAGAAGTTGACGGTGACAGAAGAGCCGCCGGGGAACGGTCGCCCCAGGATTCTCCACTTCCAGAGCCGCCCTACAGCTTCCAAGGTGATCCACTGGGACGCAGTGCTGAGCGGGAACGCTCTATACGTGGAGATACCAACGGACCTGCTCCCCGAGGGCAGcaaggagag TTTTGCGGCTCTTTTGGAGTATGCGGAAGAAAATCTTAAAGTTGTCAGCGTGTTCGTCTGCTTTTACAAGAACCGAGATGATCGCG CTAAACTTGTGCGCACATTCAGCTTTCTGGGCTTCGAGATTGTGAAACCGGGCCATGTCCTCGTACCACCTAGACCTGACGTTTTCTTCATGGCTTACAACTTCGACAGGGACTCTTCCTCTGACGAGGATTAG